The Daucus carota subsp. sativus chromosome 7, DH1 v3.0, whole genome shotgun sequence genome window below encodes:
- the LOC108212585 gene encoding uncharacterized protein LOC108212585: protein MKRFQEAINKISNLDEREALSIFRRNLDPEQNERYVVELINKEPQSLAAAYAMAAKFIKETDVLQAMRMTRQGSSRGKQVEDRPRKEYHQDKKFKPDRQTNFIQHSGSKRTSQPGSGSRSDPGPNKATREPKPEPDWTPLNRSREDILKEIRDKPFYYPPKPMQTPPESRPANRHCDYHGTHGHKTENCISLKYFIEEQISKGNMGQYIARNTANKGEGSGKQKNIVNVVLGGSCSPPPGPDSCQEVMSIQAFPEQVISFSSKDFEGVTRGHDQALVVTLDIAENEVRRILVDNGSSANILFKHTMDRMQLGNIRMNDYREDPLYGFGNSIVPVLGTLYLPVRFGTAPTQVVHMIKICVTDTPSSYNVIIGRPGLNKIEAITSVTHLKFKFPTSFGVGEVKGDSETAGVCYSQALVMAETHMDNKRNATVFQKQRSNKKHRPYPRTNPKGEVQVIDLDPGSHSPGAANPGPGQSNRKATMSSAQDFVEKNTDARIQQMISAQELTKVEAAVETESVLIEKDNPTRKVKIGKGLDTVFKEELIQLLRSYADVFAWSPDDMPGLDESLAMHSLDVDPKKKPVKQKRRNFAPERQKAIDEEVGKLMKADIICEIKYPEWLANVVMVKKANGKWRMCVDYTDLNAACPKDPYPLPSIDQLIDATSGHLMLSFMDAFSGYNQVKMNPADIEKTAFITHRAVYAYKLMPFGLRNAGSTYQKAMNEIFKDQLGRNLECYVDDIISKSTSVPGHISDLRECFENMRRTKLKLNPDKCTFGVEAGKFLGFMVSNRGIETNPEKIKAVQEMQPPRTQREVQKLAGSLAALRRFVSKLAERCLPFFELLKGAKNQKLVEWSPDCQRALDEIKAYLSKPPILTKSLPGEPLYLYLSAGPLAVGAALIREEAGQQKPVYYVSQVLKDAETRYPNLEKFAFALITASRKLRHYFQGREIRIVTDQPLRKIIHKPDISGRLVNWAIELSQFSLTFLPRTAIKVQVLADFVVECNFPENQTTPMETEPEAPVQSNPGSWMLHVDGSSTTERSGAGLILKSPDGFTIKTAISFGFAATNNQAEYEALLAGLKLVRTLSIRNLTIYSDSQIVVRQTNGEYLAKDPILTKYQALVKSYLTLIPGCKILQVNREENAEADNLSRLVQNSADLDSSVYFEELHKPTIEHEEIFEINNNPTWMTPLINYIEKGELPEDKGKAQRLKAKAANFFVEEGTLFRRTYSSPILKCIGPEEAEYCLREVHEGICGDHMSAKGLAYKIIRQGYYWPTIHQDAMEFVKRCKNCQLFSNVPRVSPVLPSSVLSPIPFAVWGIDIMGPFPRAKGDLRYLLVSIDYMTKWVEAKAMRTINQQDVIRFMDNIRMRFGLPRVLVSDNGPQFIGSDFESYLAERGIKHKKSSVAYPQGNGQVEVTNRYLLRGIEKRLEESKSKWPEELPHVLWSYRTSPRTSTGETPFKLAYGTEAMLPIEVGSPSHRAINFDEIANEEGLRVNLDLVDEVRDQAIARMEKYKEKTRDHFSKKSRVRNFQTGDLVLRDTEASDPTNTGKLMPKWEGPYKVKEVLRPGTYKLEHMDGSEVSNTWHGLRLRKFYQ, encoded by the coding sequence ATGAAACGTTTccaggaagcaatcaacaaaatctCCAACCTGGATGAGCGTGAGGCTTTAAGCATTTTCAGAAGAAACCTAGACCCGGAACAAAATGAGAGATATGTGGTCGAGTTAATCAACAAAGAACCCCAAAGCCTGGCGGCTGCCTATGCCATGGCTGCAAAATTCATCAAAGAGACCGACGTACTCCAAGCCATGAGAATGACCAGACAGGGAAGCTCAAGAGGGAAACAGGTCGAGGATAGACCCAGAAAAGAATATCACCAGGACAAGAAATTCAAGCCAGATAGACAAACCAACTTCATCCAGCATTCAGGTTCTAAGAGAACCAGCCAACCAGGATCCGGGTCCAGAAGTGACCCCGGACCAAACAAAGCAACCAGAGAGCCAAAACCAGAACCCGATTGGACTCCGTTAAACAGATCCCGGgaggatatactcaaagaaatcAGAGACAAACCCTTTTACTACCCACCAAAACCTATGCAGACTCCTCCAGAGAGCAGACCTGCTAACCGACATTGTGACTATCATGGCACCCACGGTCACAAAACGGAAAACTGCATATCCCTCAAATATTTCATTGAAGAGCAAATCAGCAAAGGCAACATGGGGCAATACATAGCCCGGAACACAGCAAACAAGGGAGAGGGTTCGGGGAAACAAAAGAACATTGTCAACGTAGTACTGGGCGGATCCTGTTCCCCTCCTCCCGGCCCGGACTCCTGTCAAGAAGTCATGTCCATCCAAGCCTTCCCTGAACAAGTCATttccttcagcagcaaggaCTTCGAGGGTGTCACCCGGGGTCACGATCAGGCCCTGGTGGTAACCTTGGACATAGCCGAGAATGAGGTCAGACGGATCCTAGTCGACAACGGCTCTTCAGCAAACATCTTGTTTAAACATACCATGGACCGAATGCAACTAGGGAACATCCGGATGAACGACTACAGGGAGGACCCCTTATACGGATTCGGGAACAGCATTGTCCCGGTCCTAGGAACTCTTTACCTCCCGGTTCGTTTTGGAACAGCCCCAACCCAGGTCGTCCATATGATCAAAATCTGTGTTACAGACACTCCTTCCTCTTACAATGTGATCATTGGCCGCCCGGGTCTAAACAAAATCGAAGCCATCACTTCTGTCACGCACCTGAAGTTCAAATTCCCAACTTCTTTCGGGGTAGGCGAAGTCAAAGGAGATTCGGAAACAGCCGGGGTGTGTTACAGCCAAGCCTTGGTTATGGCGGAGACCCATATGGACAACAAGAGAAATGCTACCGTCTTCCAAAAACAGAGAAGTAACAAAAAACATCGACCCTACCCAAGAACAAACCCTAAGGGTGAAGTCCAGGTCATCGACCTAGACCCGGGCAGTCATAGCCCGGGAGCAGCCAATCCTGGTCCTGGACAAAGCAACCGGAAAGCAACCATGAGCTCAGCTCAAGATTTTGTGGAAAAGAACACTGACGCCCGGATCCAGCAAATGATCTCGGCACAAGAACTAACCAAGGTCGAAGCTGCGGTCGAGACCGAGTCGGTCCTGATCGAAAAAGACAACCCGACAAGGAAAGTCAAAATTGGAAAAGGCCTGGATACCGTTTTTAAAGAAGAACTCATCCAACTACTTCGAAGCTACGCAGATGTTTTCGCCTGGAGCCCGGACGACATGCCCGGGTTGGATGAGTCACTAGCAATGCACAGCCTGGATGTGGACCCCAAGAAGAAACCGgtcaaacaaaaacgaagaaATTTTGCACCGGAAAGGCAGAAGGCAATAGATGAGGAAGTCGGCAAATTAATGAAGGCAGATATCATCTGCGAGATCAAATACCCGGAGTGGCTAGCTAACGTAGTCATGGTAAAGAAAGCAAACGGGAAATGGAGGATGTGTGTTGACTACACGGATCTGAATGCAGCATGCCCCAAGGACCCTTATCCTCTACCAAGCATAGACCAGCTTATTGATGCCACGTCAGGACACCTGATGTTAAGCTTTATGGATGCGTTCTCCGGGTACAACCAAGTTAAGATGAACCCAGCAGACATAGAAAAAACAGCCTTCATAACCCACAGGGCGGTCTATGCCTACAAACTAATGCCTTTCGGGTTAAGGAACGCCGGGTCTACATACCAGAAggcaatgaatgaaattttcaaagaCCAACTTGGAAGAAATTTGGAATGCTATGTCGACGACATCATCTCTAAGTCAACATCAGTCCCGGGTCACATTTCAGATCTCAGAGAATGTTTTGAAAACATGAGAAGGACTAAGCTAAAACTCAACCCGGACAAATGCACCTTTGGGGTAGAAGCTGGAAAATTTTTGGGCTTTATGGTAAGCAACCGGGGTATCGAAACCAACCCGGAGAAGATTAAAGCAGTACAAGAGATGCAACCACCTCGGACTCAGAGAGAAGTCCAAAAGCTAGCAGGGTCCTTAGCAGCACTTCGAAGGTTTGTCTCCAAACTCGCTGAAAGATGTCTACCGTTCTTTGAATTGTTAAAAGGGgcaaaaaatcagaaattagTAGAATGGAGCCCGGATTGCCAAAGAGCCCTTGATGAAATCAAAGCATATCTGTCCAAACCCCCAATCCTGACAAAATCCTTACCCGGAGAACCTCTCTACCTATACCTGTCTGCCGGTCCCTTGGCCGTCGGGGCAGCCTTGATCCGGGAGGAAGCCGGGCAACAGAAGCCTGTCTACTATGTCAGCCAAGTCCTCAAAGATGCGGAGACCAGATACcccaacttagaaaaatttgcaTTCGCACTGATCACCGCATCCAGGAAACTCAGACACTACTTTCAAGGAAGAGAGATCAGGATTGTCACAGACCAACCGTTAAGGAAAATCATCCACAAGCCAGACATCTCCGGGAGGCTGGTGAACTGGGCAATCGAACTTAGCCAGTTCAGCCTAACATTCCTACCCCGGACAGCAATCAAAGTCCAGGTCCTGGCAGACTTCGTGGTGGAATGCAACTTCCCTGAAAACCAGACAACTCCCATGGAAACTGAACCAGAAGCCCCGGTACAATCTAACCCGGGGTCTTGGATGCTCCATGTCGACGGTTCCTCAACAACCGAAAGGTCAGGAGCCGGGCTAATCCTGAAGAGCCCGGATGGGTTCACCATCAAAACAGCAATCTCCTTCGGTTTCGCAGCAACCAACAACCAAGCGGAATACGAAGCCCTTCTAGCAGGGTTAAAATTAGTCCGGACCCTGTCTATCCGAAATCTCACCATCTACAGTGATTCCCAGATCGTGGTCAGGCAGACCAATGGAGAATACCTTGCCAAAGACCCGATCTTGACCAAGTATCAAGCCTTGGTAAAAAGCTATCTCACTCTGATCCCCGGGTGCAAGATCTTGCAAGTCAACAGGGAAGAAAATGCTGAAGCGGACAACCTCTCCAGGTTAGTCCAAAATTCAGCAGACCTGGATAGCTCAGTCTATTTCGAAGAATTGCACAAGCCAACAATAGAACATGAAGAAATTTTCGAAATCAACAACAACCCTACCTGGATGACTCCCCTGATCAACTACATAGAGAAGGGAGAGTTACCCGAAGACAAGGGGAAAGCACAACGGCTGAAAGCTAAGGCGGCCAATTTTTTTGTCGAAGAAGGAACACTCTTTCGCCGGACCTACTCATCCCCAATCCTGAAATGCATAGGTCCGGAGGAGGCCGAATACTGTCTAAGAGAAGTTCACGAAGGGATCTGTGGAGATCACATGTCGGCAAAAGGCCTGGCATATAAAATCATCcggcaaggctactactggccaacTATACACCAAGACGCTATGGAATTTGTGAAAAGATGCAAGAACTGTCAGCTGTTCAGCAACGTGCCCCGGGTGAGCCCTGTCCTACCTTCCTCAGTTTTATCCCCGATCCCCTTTGCTGTATGGGGAATAGACATCATGGGACCCTTTCCCCGGGCTAAAGGAGACCTCAGATACTTGCTTGTCTCCATTGATTATATGACCAAGTGGGTTGAAGCCAAGGCAATGCGGACGATCAATCAGCAAGATGTCATCCGGTTCATGGACAACATCCGGATGAGATTCGGGCTACCAAGAGTCCTGGTCTCAGATAATGGACCCCAGTTCATAGGGTCGGACTTTGAAAGCTACCTGGCTGAAAGAGGCATCAAGCACAAGAAGTCCTCAGTCGCCTATCCTCAAGGAAATGGCCAGGTAGAGGTCACCAACCGGTACCTCCTGAGAGGAATTGAAAAAAGGCTAGAAGAAAGCAAGAGCAAGTGGCCAGAAGAACTACCTCATGTCCTCTGGTCATACCGAACTAGTCCTCGGACAAGCACCGGAGAAACCCCCTTCAAATTGGCCTATGGAACGGAGGCAATGCTCCCAATCGAAGTCGGGTCACCTTCACACAGAGCGATCAACTTTGATGAAATTGCAAATGAAGAAGGACTCCGGGTCAACCTGGACTTGGTAGATGAGGTCCGAGACCAGGCAATCGCAAGAATGGAAAAGTACAAAGAGAAGACCCGGGATCATTTCAGCAAAAAATCCCGGGTTAGGAATTTTCAAACAGGAGACCTGGTCCTACGAGACACCGAAGCCTCTGATCCAACCAACACTGGCAAGCTGATGCCTAAGTGGGAAGGCCCTTACAAAGTCAAAGAAGTCCTAAGGCCGGGCACCTACAAATTGGAGCATATGGACGGGTCAGAAGTATCCAACACCTGGCATGGTCTTAGGTTGAGGAAGTTCTATCAGTAA
- the LOC135147741 gene encoding uncharacterized protein LOC135147741 encodes MANEHFAAALRNLGGIHSIPKPTPKPKTGAGKNDESGSSRQEATGGESSAAMEKVALGGTEEVVEAGSQELVTRGRKRKQVSAQKAPAKVPKVGRGKGVLLDSDSDSDDEDDDGEGSRVPLGAGKYSAREIIKIMSEIPTEEDWVRMDDSGMVSTFKELGSLWGQLGSRLAGFNTIAFNLIKSERDTAETFGTRARKAESDLALERSAKEKLESELEKRVKEAETRLEAEWKRKLEEAETRAGDSEKRVAGLEEDVGKLKKQLEDRKEPEVVIADFKESEEYKGALANAAAAEVVRCWNVAERHIKTDPVADLNSFINLYIQARDDASAGKGEPEPFEGPSPSFIAPANPVAPVDAALQTNNLPPAT; translated from the exons ATGGCTAACGAACATTTTGCTGCTGCTTTGAGGAACCTGGGGGGAATTCATTCGATCCCCAAGCCTACTCCTAAGCCTAAGACCGGAGCTGGGAAGAATGATGAATCCGGGTCCTCTAGGCAAGAGGCAACCGGCGGTGAATCAAGCGCTGCAATGGAGAAAGTTGCTTTGGGAGGGACTGAGGAGGTGGTGGAAGCCGGTAGCCAAGAGTTGGTGACCCGGGGGAGGAAGAGGAAACAGGTCTCGGCGCAGAAGGCCCCTGCTAAAGTTCCCAAAGTTGGCCGGGGAAAAGGGGTTTTGCTGGATTCTGACtcggattctgatgatgaagatgatgacggGGAAGGTTCCCGGGTTCCCCTTGGTGCCGGGAAGTACTCTGCCCGGGAAATAATTAAGATAATGTCGGAGATTCCGACCGAGGAAGACTGGGTTAGGATGGATGATTCCGGGATGGTGAGCACTTTCAAGGAACTAGGGAGTCTTTGGGGTCAG CTGGGGTCTCGTCTAGCCGGGTTTAATACCATTGCTTTCAACTTGATAAAGTCGGAAAGGGACACTGCTGAGACTTTTGGGACGAGAGCCCGGAAAGCTGAGTCGGACTTGGCCCTGGAGAGGTCGGCTAAGGAGAAGTTGGAGTCCGAGTTGGAGAAGCGGGTGAAGGAGGCCGAAACCCGACTGGAAGCTGAGTGGAAGCGGAAACTGGAGGAGGCTGAGACCCGGGCGGGTGATTCTGAGAAGAGGGTGGCCGGACTCGAGGAGGATGTGGGGAAGCTGAAGAAACAACTCGAGGACCGAAAGGAACCAGAAGTTGTGATTGCTGATTTCAAGGAGTCTGAAGAGTATAAGGGTGCCCTGGCCAATGCTGCCGCTGCGGAGGTTGTCCGATGCTGGAATGTTGCCGAGAGGCACATTAAAACGGACCCGGTGGCCGATTTGAACAGCTTCATCAATCTTTATATCCAGGCTAGGGATGATGCTTCTGCCGGCAAGGGTGAACCCGAGCCCTTTGAGGGTCCTTCTCCGAGCTTCATCGCTCCAGCTAACCCGGTTGCTCCCGTTGATGCGGCTCTCCAGACAAATAACCTTCCCCCTGCTACTTAG
- the LOC108194479 gene encoding cytochrome P450 CYP749A22-like — translation MGLIAYLIIFVSGFMTLYVLLAVVRFAGKVWWNPLRVQYKMKLQGITGPSYKFLYGNTKEILVMRRSSMEKPMDDLSHHIFPRILPHVHSWMNNHGANFLNWYGPQAQLVVTEVELVKEILNNKDNSFPKIELEGYAKKLLGDGLSSSTGEKWLKLRKLSNHVFHAENLKNMIPTMVTSVGMMLERWKEHENREIEVFEEFRILTSEVISKTAFGSSYLEGEDMFRMLMKLTLIVSRNLHVVRFPLISKIIKTKDDKESEKLEQGIHDCISKMINNREKESSGVMESNGSGDFLGSLLEANNNRDASKRLLMQDMVDECKTFYFAGHETTTSLLGWTILLLSTNKQWQEKARNEVVELFGQANPTSDGIPKLKNMNMIIEESLRLYPPVPVIKRKVERQVQLGNLKLPPHLELYISPLALHHDPQIWGEDVHIFKPDRFAKGVANATKNTAAAFLPFGFGPRTCVGLNFAIVEAKIALAMILQRYAFTLSPTYVHSPIQTFMVRPQHGVQIILLPL, via the exons ATGGGTTTGATAGCATATCTGATCATCTTTGTTTCAGGTTTTATGACCTTGTACGTTCTTTTGGCTGTTGTTAGATTTGCTGGCAAAGTATGGTGGAATCCCCTCCGCGTACAGTACAAGATGAAACTCCAGGGCATAACAGGTCCTTCTTACAAATTTCTTTATGGGAATACCAAAGAAATCTTAGTAATGAGAAGAAGTTCAATGGAAAAACCTATGGATGATCTGTCGCACCATATATTCCCCAGGATTCTACCTCATGTACACTCATGGATGAACAACCATG GTGCAAACTTTCTGAACTGGTATGGTCCTCAAGCCCAACTGGTGGTGACAGAAGTGGAGCTAGTCAAAGAGATACTGAACAACAAGGACAATTCTTTTCCGAAAATAGAGCTTGAAGGCTATGCAAAGAAGCTGTTAGGAGATGGGCTGTCATCAAGCACTGGTGAAAAGTGGCTTAAGCTTCGGAAACTGTCAAATCATGTATTCCATGCAGAGAACTTAAAA AACATGATTCCAACAATGGTCACAAGTGTCGGAATGATGCTGGAAAGATGGAAAGAGCATGAAAACAGAGAGATTGAAGTGTTTGAAGAATTCAGGATCTTGACATCAGAAGTCATTTCCAAGACAGCGTTTGGCAGCAGTTATTTAGAGGGTGAAGATATGTTTAGGATGTTGATGAAGTTGACCTTGATAGTTTCCAGAAATCTTCATGTAGTTAGGTTTCCTCTCATAAG taaaataataaaaactaaagaCGATAAAGAGTCAGAGAAGCTTGAGCAAGGAATTCATGATTGCATTTCGAAGATGATAAATAACAGAGAAAAAGAAAGTTCTGGCGTGATGGAGAGTAATGGAAGTGGTGATTTTCTTGGCAGTCTGTTGGAGGCTAACAACAACAGAGATGCGAGCAAGAGGCTACTCATGCAAGATATGGTAGACGAGTGCAAAACTTTCTATTTTGCTGGTCATGAAACGACGACATCGCTGCTTGGATGGACTATTCTTCTTCTTAGTACCAACAAACAATGGCAAGAAAAGGCTAGAAATGAGGTTGTTGAACTGTTTGGCCAAGCAAATCCTACTTCAGATGGCATTCCCAAGCTCAAAAAT ATGAACATGATCATTGAAGAATCACTAAGGCTATACCCTCCAGTGCCTGTGATCAAAAGAAAGGTTGAAAGACAAGTTCAACTAGGAAACTTAAAGCTTCCGCCTCATCTGGAGCTATATATTTCACCACTAGCACTCCATCACGATCCTCAAATATGGGGAGAAGATGTTCATATCTTCAAACCAGATAGATTTGCAAAAGGAGTTGCTAACGCTACCAAGAATACAGCAGCAGCATTTCTGCCATTCGGGTTTGGCCCTCGTACTTGTGTGGGATTAAATTTTGCTATTGTCGAAGCAAAGATAGCGCTTGCAATGATACTTCAACGCTATGCTTTCACATTATCGCCTACCTATGTTCATTCCCCGATTCAGACTTTCATGGTTCGACCTCAACATGGTGTTCAGATCATTCTTCTTCCTCTCTGA